One Undibacter mobilis genomic region harbors:
- a CDS encoding xanthine dehydrogenase family protein molybdopterin-binding subunit, translated as MSAHTKGSGGDGMKWVGRSIRRLEDPALVQGRGRFTGDLPSARWVRFVRSPNAAGTIKSITAPEGAMVITAADIKGVKKITPMLHKFNYKPVGQPILADGEVRFVGEAVAAVVAASEEEAEDIADLVEIEIEDTAAVVDGRAAIEDGARQIHPEAPGNVILKGEAKTPGFDDVWATAAKIIRCDARSHRQNATPMEARAAHAAYDPVSGRITLHCTAQMPHLMRTAIADCIGMPESDLRVIAPDVGGGFGQKMSLCTEYVLVTWLARHLKTSVAWTEDRRENLIASFHSRDQYVTLEGAFDKDAKLIALRADVLSNVGAYSCFPTTCGVEPLMAMAEMPGPYDVQQYQCLARGVLTNTCTMAAYRGVSRPVITFTLERLMDKAAKAFAVDPIDIRRRNLITQFPYKSAMGLEYDEASYRETMEIAVEAINMPAFRARQQLARDKGEYLGIGFATFSERTGYGSPAFAARGMAITPGWETVHVTVDPSGFVEARIGSSPHGQGLRTTLAQIIADEIGVPPEMIKVIHGDTDTAPYGWGTFASRSLVISGGATLIAARKIRAKLLKIAGHMLEAAETDIVLEDGKAKVAGTDRDISIAAMAREAYTQTHRFKGEIEPGLTESGTYDPPGTFSNACHVALVRLDAETGHVKVERYLVAEDAGRIINPMIADGQVHGGVAQGIGNALLEEIIYDESGAILTANLADYMPPTAHEIPSIELHHMETLSTQSITKAKGLGEGGTIGPPAAVLNAINDALTPFGVEIDTIPATPQRIRALLRNAERAT; from the coding sequence ATGAGCGCCCACACCAAAGGGTCCGGTGGCGACGGCATGAAGTGGGTCGGACGCTCGATCCGGCGGCTGGAAGACCCGGCTTTGGTACAAGGCCGCGGCCGGTTCACTGGCGACCTGCCTTCGGCACGTTGGGTGCGCTTCGTGCGCAGCCCTAACGCGGCCGGCACGATCAAGAGCATCACTGCGCCCGAGGGCGCCATGGTGATCACCGCGGCCGACATCAAGGGCGTGAAGAAGATCACGCCGATGCTGCACAAGTTCAATTACAAACCGGTCGGCCAGCCGATCCTGGCCGATGGCGAAGTGCGTTTCGTCGGCGAAGCGGTTGCCGCCGTGGTCGCGGCAAGCGAGGAAGAAGCTGAGGATATCGCCGATCTGGTGGAGATCGAGATCGAGGACACCGCCGCGGTGGTCGACGGCCGCGCCGCTATCGAGGACGGCGCGCGGCAAATTCACCCCGAAGCGCCCGGCAATGTCATCCTCAAGGGCGAAGCCAAGACGCCGGGCTTCGATGACGTGTGGGCAACCGCCGCCAAGATAATACGCTGCGATGCCCGCTCCCACCGGCAGAACGCGACGCCGATGGAAGCGCGCGCGGCGCACGCAGCTTACGATCCGGTCTCCGGCCGCATCACGCTCCACTGCACGGCACAGATGCCGCATTTGATGCGCACGGCGATCGCGGACTGCATCGGCATGCCGGAGTCCGATTTGCGTGTGATCGCGCCCGATGTCGGCGGCGGCTTCGGCCAGAAGATGTCGCTCTGCACCGAATACGTGCTGGTGACGTGGCTGGCGCGGCACCTGAAAACATCCGTCGCCTGGACCGAGGACCGCCGTGAGAATCTGATCGCTTCTTTTCATTCGCGCGACCAGTACGTCACGCTCGAAGGCGCTTTCGATAAAGACGCCAAGCTGATCGCGCTGCGCGCCGATGTGCTCTCCAATGTCGGCGCCTATTCCTGCTTTCCCACCACCTGCGGCGTCGAGCCCTTGATGGCCATGGCGGAAATGCCGGGCCCCTACGACGTGCAGCAGTATCAATGCCTCGCCCGCGGCGTGCTGACAAATACCTGCACCATGGCGGCCTATCGCGGCGTGTCGCGCCCGGTCATTACCTTTACCCTCGAACGACTGATGGACAAGGCCGCCAAGGCTTTCGCCGTCGACCCGATCGACATCCGCCGCAGGAACCTGATCACGCAGTTTCCCTACAAGTCGGCGATGGGCCTCGAATACGACGAGGCGAGCTATCGCGAAACGATGGAGATAGCGGTCGAAGCCATCAATATGCCGGCGTTCCGCGCCCGCCAGCAACTGGCGCGCGACAAGGGCGAGTATCTCGGCATCGGCTTTGCCACCTTCTCCGAGCGCACGGGCTACGGCTCGCCGGCTTTCGCCGCACGCGGCATGGCGATCACACCGGGCTGGGAGACGGTGCATGTTACCGTCGATCCGTCAGGCTTCGTCGAGGCGCGCATCGGTTCGTCACCGCACGGCCAGGGCCTGCGTACGACTTTGGCGCAGATCATTGCCGACGAAATCGGCGTGCCGCCGGAGATGATCAAGGTGATCCACGGCGACACCGACACGGCACCCTACGGCTGGGGCACTTTCGCCAGTCGTTCGCTGGTCATTTCCGGCGGCGCGACCTTGATCGCGGCGCGAAAGATCCGCGCCAAGCTTCTGAAGATTGCCGGCCACATGCTGGAAGCGGCCGAGACCGACATCGTACTGGAAGACGGCAAAGCGAAAGTCGCCGGCACCGACCGCGACATTTCCATCGCGGCGATGGCCCGCGAAGCCTACACGCAGACGCACCGCTTCAAGGGCGAGATCGAGCCGGGCCTTACCGAGAGCGGCACCTACGATCCGCCCGGCACCTTCTCCAACGCCTGTCATGTTGCCCTTGTGCGGCTCGATGCCGAGACCGGCCACGTCAAGGTGGAACGCTATCTGGTTGCCGAAGACGCCGGCCGCATCATTAATCCGATGATCGCCGACGGCCAGGTACATGGCGGCGTCGCGCAAGGCATCGGCAACGCGCTGCTTGAAGAGATCATCTACGACGAATCGGGCGCGATCCTGACCGCCAACCTTGCCGACTACATGCCACCGACCGCGCACGAAATTCCGTCAATCGAGCTGCATCACATGGAAACGCTGTCGACGCAGTCGATTACCAAGGCCAAGGGCCTCGGCGAAGGCGGCACCATCGGGCCGCCGGCCGCCGTGCTCAACGCCATCAACGACGCACTGACGCCGTTTGGCGTCGAGATCGACACCATTCCGGCCACGCCGCAGCGCATCCGCGCGTTGCTGCGCAACGCCGAGAGAGCAACATGA
- a CDS encoding ABC transporter ATP-binding protein produces the protein MSVLSVNSLGKSFGGVRAVDNVSFDIGKGEFLALIGPNGAGKSTTFNMINGQLAPDAGDILIGDRSIACMQPRDIWRLGVGRTFQVAATFGSMTVVENVQMALISHARRILNLWRPASSLYRERALELLAQVGMADSADRPSRELAYGDVKRIELAIALANDPQLLLMDEPTAGMAPRERNELIKLVKQLVIDRGISVLFTEHSMDVVFSYADRIIVLARGRLIADGNAAAIRDNAKVQEVYFGTGKTFQEASS, from the coding sequence ATGAGCGTCCTGTCGGTCAACTCGCTTGGCAAATCCTTCGGCGGCGTGCGCGCCGTCGATAACGTTTCGTTCGACATTGGCAAAGGCGAGTTTCTCGCCTTGATCGGGCCGAACGGCGCCGGCAAGTCCACCACCTTCAACATGATCAATGGCCAGCTCGCGCCCGATGCCGGCGATATCCTCATCGGTGACCGAAGCATCGCCTGCATGCAGCCGCGCGACATCTGGCGGCTCGGCGTCGGTCGTACTTTCCAGGTCGCCGCCACCTTCGGTTCGATGACCGTGGTCGAGAATGTGCAGATGGCGCTGATCTCACACGCGCGCCGTATTCTCAATTTGTGGCGGCCGGCGTCGTCGCTGTATCGCGAGCGAGCCTTGGAACTGCTGGCGCAAGTCGGCATGGCGGACAGCGCCGACCGGCCGAGCCGCGAGCTCGCTTACGGCGACGTCAAACGCATCGAACTCGCGATTGCGCTCGCCAACGATCCGCAACTTCTCTTGATGGACGAGCCGACCGCCGGCATGGCGCCGCGTGAGCGCAATGAGCTCATCAAGCTGGTCAAGCAGCTCGTTATCGATCGCGGCATTTCAGTGCTGTTCACCGAGCATTCGATGGACGTGGTCTTTTCCTACGCCGACCGCATCATTGTGCTGGCGCGCGGGCGCCTGATTGCCGACGGCAACGCCGCCGCCATTCGCGATAATGCCAAGGTGCAGGAGGTCTATTTCGGCACCGGCAAGACATTTCAGGAGGCATCGTCATGA
- a CDS encoding amidohydrolase family protein — protein sequence MSDDSVPQLKAPAGTCDCHIHIYDSAYPTSATAVVTPPDASLADYLAMCRKMGIERTVLVQASAYGKDNRLLLKCMADMGPRARGIVVVDETVTDEELDRLTKLGVRGIRFFMLAGAPLPLSLLETMAARVAPFGWTVNFQCDGRELADHEARLKALPTTVTIDHQGKFLEPVEPDHPGFKALLRLLETGKVWYKLAAPYETSKLGPPYYDDVGRLAKLLVKTAPDRGLWASNWPYPMAGAKTPQDAWTLDMLLDWVPDEKTRHKILVDNPATLYGF from the coding sequence ATGAGCGACGACAGCGTGCCGCAGCTAAAGGCGCCGGCAGGAACCTGCGACTGTCATATCCATATCTACGATTCGGCTTATCCGACGTCGGCGACCGCGGTGGTGACGCCGCCGGACGCGTCGCTTGCCGATTATCTTGCGATGTGCCGCAAGATGGGTATCGAGCGCACCGTGCTGGTGCAGGCCTCCGCCTATGGCAAGGACAACCGACTGCTGCTCAAATGCATGGCGGACATGGGCCCGCGTGCGCGCGGCATTGTCGTGGTCGACGAGACCGTGACTGACGAGGAACTTGACCGCCTGACCAAGCTTGGCGTGCGCGGCATCCGCTTTTTCATGCTGGCCGGCGCGCCGTTGCCGCTGTCATTGCTTGAGACCATGGCGGCGCGCGTGGCGCCGTTCGGCTGGACCGTCAACTTCCAGTGCGACGGCCGTGAACTGGCCGATCACGAGGCGCGACTCAAGGCGCTGCCGACCACGGTGACCATCGACCATCAGGGCAAGTTTCTGGAGCCCGTTGAGCCCGATCATCCGGGCTTCAAGGCACTGCTGCGCCTGCTGGAGACCGGCAAGGTCTGGTACAAGCTCGCCGCGCCTTACGAGACCTCGAAACTTGGCCCGCCTTATTACGACGATGTCGGCCGGCTGGCGAAGCTGCTGGTCAAGACCGCGCCGGACCGCGGCCTGTGGGCCTCGAACTGGCCCTATCCCATGGCCGGCGCGAAGACGCCGCAAGACGCCTGGACACTCGACATGCTGCTCGACTGGGTGCCGGACGAGAAAACACGGCACAAGATTTTGGTCGACAACCCGGCCACGCTGTACGGGTTCTAG
- a CDS encoding ABC transporter permease, whose protein sequence is MTLNAFLFQALNGLSTASGLFFIAAGLSLIFGVTRIVNIAHGSLYMLGTYIAYTLATKIGGAFGFWGGIVLTALFVGLIGAAIEILLLRRIYRAPELFQLLATFALVLMFNDMTLWLWGPEDLLGPRAPGLTGAVEVFGRRLPSYDLFLIFIAPAVLILLHFALAKTRFGRLIRAATQDREMVGALGVNQAVLFTSVFALGSMLAGLGGALQLAREPANLATDLIAIGDAFVVVVVGGMGSITGAYLAAIIIAEVKALCIAIGVVDLGFVKFNASKFTLVAEFIVMAIVLIVRPYGLLGKPQGNVRSVAEPEEPTRPAAPLLKVFGAIVLLLLLALPVMAQSSPYLMVLATDVLIAVIFATSLHFIMGPGGMHSFGHAAYFGLGAYGAALLVKLAGFPMLAALLAAPAVALLGALLFGWFAVRLSGVYLAMLTLAFAQIVWAAVFQWETFTGGSNGVIGVWPTAPFNKAWVYYLLALTLAVIAVLLLRRFLFAPLGYAMRAGRDSPLRAEAIGIDVKHIHWLGFAIAGCICGVAGGLFAFAKGSISPEAIAVGRSIDGLVMVLLGGIQTLVGPIVGASVFALLQDTVMRQTEYWRALLGCVILILVLAFPQGIAGAFSMLRRAEKKSGGRA, encoded by the coding sequence ATGACCCTCAACGCTTTCCTGTTTCAGGCGCTTAACGGTCTTTCGACCGCCTCCGGCCTGTTCTTCATTGCAGCCGGGCTGTCGCTGATTTTTGGCGTCACGCGCATCGTCAATATCGCGCACGGGTCCCTCTATATGCTCGGGACCTATATCGCCTACACGCTGGCGACGAAGATCGGCGGTGCCTTCGGTTTCTGGGGCGGCATTGTTCTGACGGCCCTGTTCGTCGGCCTGATCGGCGCCGCGATCGAGATACTGCTGCTGCGGCGAATCTATCGAGCGCCGGAACTGTTCCAGCTGCTGGCGACATTCGCGCTGGTGCTGATGTTCAATGACATGACCTTGTGGCTGTGGGGTCCGGAAGACCTGCTCGGTCCGCGCGCGCCCGGCCTCACCGGCGCGGTCGAGGTCTTCGGCCGTCGGTTGCCGAGCTACGACCTGTTCCTGATCTTCATTGCGCCAGCGGTTCTCATCCTTCTGCATTTCGCACTCGCCAAAACGCGCTTCGGCCGCCTTATCCGCGCTGCGACGCAGGATCGCGAAATGGTCGGTGCGCTGGGCGTCAATCAGGCGGTACTGTTCACTTCGGTGTTCGCGCTCGGCTCGATGCTGGCCGGTCTGGGCGGCGCACTGCAGCTCGCGCGTGAGCCGGCCAATCTGGCGACCGACCTGATCGCAATCGGCGACGCCTTCGTGGTCGTCGTGGTCGGCGGCATGGGCTCGATCACCGGCGCCTACCTCGCCGCGATCATCATTGCCGAGGTCAAGGCGCTGTGCATCGCCATCGGCGTGGTCGATCTCGGCTTCGTCAAGTTCAACGCTTCGAAATTTACCCTGGTCGCCGAATTCATCGTCATGGCCATCGTCCTGATCGTGCGACCATACGGCCTGCTCGGCAAGCCGCAGGGCAATGTGCGTTCGGTTGCCGAGCCTGAAGAACCGACCCGGCCCGCGGCGCCGTTGCTGAAGGTTTTTGGCGCCATTGTCTTGCTGCTGCTGCTGGCCTTGCCGGTGATGGCGCAAAGCTCGCCCTATCTGATGGTGCTCGCCACCGATGTCCTGATCGCCGTGATCTTCGCCACCTCATTGCACTTCATCATGGGGCCGGGCGGCATGCACTCCTTCGGCCACGCCGCTTACTTCGGCCTCGGCGCTTACGGTGCGGCGCTGCTGGTCAAGCTCGCCGGCTTCCCGATGCTGGCGGCGCTGCTGGCGGCGCCCGCCGTCGCTCTGCTCGGCGCCTTGCTGTTCGGCTGGTTCGCCGTGAGGCTGTCCGGAGTCTATCTCGCCATGCTGACGCTGGCCTTCGCCCAGATCGTCTGGGCCGCAGTCTTCCAATGGGAAACCTTCACTGGCGGCTCCAACGGCGTGATCGGCGTGTGGCCGACCGCGCCGTTCAACAAGGCCTGGGTCTATTACCTGCTGGCGCTGACGCTGGCCGTCATCGCCGTGCTGCTGCTGCGCCGCTTCCTGTTCGCGCCGTTGGGCTATGCCATGCGCGCGGGCCGCGACTCGCCGCTGCGCGCAGAAGCCATCGGCATCGACGTCAAACACATTCACTGGCTCGGCTTCGCCATTGCCGGCTGCATTTGCGGCGTTGCCGGCGGTCTGTTTGCCTTTGCCAAGGGCTCGATCTCGCCGGAAGCGATAGCCGTCGGCCGCTCCATCGATGGCCTCGTAATGGTGTTGCTCGGCGGCATTCAGACCCTGGTCGGTCCAATTGTCGGCGCCTCGGTGTTCGCGTTGCTGCAGGATACGGTGATGCGGCAGACCGAATACTGGCGCGCGCTGCTTGGCTGCGTCATCCTCATACTCGTGCTGGCTTTCCCGCAGGGCATTGCCGGGGCGTTCTCGATGCTGCGGCGCGCCGAGAAGAAGTCGGGAGGTCGCGCATGA
- a CDS encoding (2Fe-2S)-binding protein, which translates to MTDKATITLTINGKDYAIAVEPRRTLADAIREDCGQTGTHIGCEHGVCGACTVIVDDAPVRSCLMFAVQAEGKNIRTVEGLANGDTLHPMQQAFMDNHGLQCGFCTPGFLMLAVGVLEREPNISDEDLIDVLSSNLCRCTGYQNIIKSVRAAAQEMRK; encoded by the coding sequence ATGACCGATAAAGCCACCATCACGCTAACCATCAACGGCAAGGACTACGCCATCGCCGTGGAGCCGCGCCGCACGCTCGCGGACGCAATCCGCGAGGATTGCGGTCAGACCGGCACGCATATCGGCTGCGAGCACGGCGTCTGCGGCGCCTGCACCGTCATCGTCGACGATGCGCCGGTGCGCTCATGCCTGATGTTCGCCGTGCAGGCTGAAGGCAAGAATATCCGCACCGTGGAGGGTCTCGCCAACGGCGACACACTGCATCCGATGCAGCAGGCCTTCATGGACAATCACGGCCTGCAGTGCGGCTTCTGCACGCCCGGCTTCCTGATGCTGGCCGTCGGCGTTCTCGAGCGTGAACCGAACATCAGCGACGAGGACCTGATCGACGTTCTATCGTCGAACCTCTGCCGCTGCACCGGCTATCAGAACATCATCAAGTCCGTGCGCGCGGCCGCGCAGGAGATGCGGAAGTGA
- a CDS encoding xanthine dehydrogenase family protein molybdopterin-binding subunit, whose protein sequence is MAESKQKKFIGRSVPRLEDRPLLTGRGRFAADVNFPGQWAMRVVRSPIAHGRLNGIDASVALAMPGVHAVWTFADVAHIPPIPFRLTGLKALEPYQQRVLASDTVRYVGEPVAVVFADNAYLAEDAAEIVELDIEPLAPVMNATDAPGPFDTMQSTEPDIIRKGYGDVDAAFKAADFVVTLELSVGRHSGVPLETRGAIGYYNEALDRLEMHGAAKVPHWNRDTMGRMLGRSRDNFQLFEGHVGGGFGIRGEIYPEDVIVCAAALHFRKPIKWIEDRREHLISANHSRQQTHRVRAAIDAEGRILAIDNEFFHDNGAYMRTHAATVPDLAAAMLPGPYRIPAYRATAHLRLTNKTPCGTYRAPGRYESTFVRERLLDAIAANVGIDKVEVRKRNLLSKSAMPYTLGLETLGTHIVYDSGDYGLLLDKALERAGWPKLQKDMAKRRANGEMVGAGVAMFVEKSGLGPFDDVRVEVKNDGNIELITGAASVGQGIETAMAQICAETLGVDYTSVNVIHGQTDRIGRGLGAFASRVTVMTGEATKRASTRLRTHVLKLAAELMQADAGELDIVDGEIVHIGGVPGPSMKLADLAKARPGELIAEDTFESTHMVYPYGVHVAAVRVDAETGGITIEKYVMAYDVGKAVNPMLVEGQIAGGLAQGIGGALFEEFLYDESGEPLSVTFADYLMPTAHEVPESSILITEDAPSPLNSLGLKGAGEGGTTPVGAVLASAIDDALQRPGAILTLPVTPQRLRAICKK, encoded by the coding sequence ATGGCTGAGTCGAAGCAAAAGAAATTCATCGGCCGTTCCGTGCCGCGGCTGGAGGATCGTCCGCTGCTCACCGGCCGAGGCCGCTTCGCCGCCGACGTGAATTTCCCGGGCCAGTGGGCGATGCGCGTGGTGCGCTCGCCGATCGCACACGGCAGACTCAACGGCATCGACGCCTCGGTCGCGCTCGCCATGCCCGGCGTGCATGCCGTGTGGACCTTCGCCGATGTCGCCCATATTCCGCCGATCCCGTTCCGTCTCACTGGCTTGAAGGCGCTGGAGCCGTATCAGCAGCGCGTCCTGGCGTCCGACACCGTGCGCTATGTCGGCGAGCCGGTGGCGGTGGTGTTCGCCGACAATGCCTATCTCGCCGAAGACGCGGCCGAGATTGTCGAACTTGACATCGAACCGCTCGCGCCGGTGATGAACGCGACCGACGCCCCCGGGCCATTCGATACCATGCAGAGCACCGAGCCGGATATCATCCGCAAAGGCTATGGCGACGTCGATGCGGCATTCAAGGCCGCGGATTTCGTTGTCACGCTCGAACTCTCTGTTGGCCGTCATTCCGGCGTGCCGCTCGAGACACGCGGCGCCATTGGCTACTACAACGAAGCGCTCGACCGCCTTGAAATGCACGGCGCCGCCAAGGTGCCGCACTGGAACCGCGACACGATGGGCCGCATGCTTGGCCGCAGCCGCGACAACTTCCAGCTCTTCGAAGGCCATGTCGGCGGCGGCTTCGGCATTCGCGGCGAAATCTATCCCGAGGACGTGATTGTCTGCGCCGCGGCGCTGCACTTCAGAAAGCCGATCAAGTGGATTGAAGACCGCCGCGAGCATCTGATCTCGGCCAATCACTCGCGGCAGCAGACGCACCGCGTCCGTGCCGCCATCGATGCCGAAGGCCGCATTCTCGCAATCGACAACGAATTCTTCCACGACAACGGCGCCTACATGCGAACGCATGCGGCAACCGTACCGGATCTTGCCGCCGCAATGTTGCCGGGACCCTATCGCATCCCCGCCTATCGCGCGACCGCTCACCTGCGCCTGACCAACAAGACCCCATGCGGCACCTATCGTGCGCCGGGCCGCTATGAATCGACTTTCGTACGCGAACGTCTGCTCGACGCCATTGCCGCTAATGTCGGTATTGACAAGGTGGAAGTCCGCAAGCGCAACCTGCTGTCGAAGAGCGCGATGCCTTACACATTGGGCCTCGAGACGCTGGGCACGCACATCGTCTACGACTCCGGCGATTACGGATTGCTGCTGGACAAGGCACTGGAGCGCGCCGGCTGGCCGAAGCTGCAAAAGGACATGGCCAAACGGCGCGCCAACGGCGAAATGGTCGGCGCCGGCGTCGCCATGTTCGTCGAGAAAAGCGGCCTCGGCCCGTTCGACGACGTGCGCGTGGAAGTGAAGAATGACGGCAACATCGAACTGATCACCGGGGCGGCGTCGGTGGGTCAGGGCATTGAAACAGCGATGGCGCAAATCTGCGCCGAGACGCTCGGCGTCGATTACACTTCGGTGAATGTCATCCACGGCCAGACCGATCGCATCGGCCGCGGCCTCGGCGCCTTCGCCTCGCGCGTTACGGTGATGACCGGCGAAGCCACCAAGCGCGCTTCCACAAGGCTGCGCACCCATGTCCTTAAACTGGCTGCCGAACTGATGCAGGCCGACGCCGGGGAGCTCGACATCGTTGATGGCGAGATTGTCCATATCGGCGGCGTGCCCGGCCCGTCGATGAAACTAGCCGATCTCGCCAAGGCGAGGCCCGGTGAACTGATCGCCGAGGACACGTTCGAGTCGACGCACATGGTCTATCCCTATGGCGTCCACGTGGCCGCGGTGCGTGTCGATGCGGAGACTGGCGGCATAACGATCGAAAAATATGTAATGGCTTACGACGTCGGCAAGGCGGTCAATCCCATGCTCGTGGAGGGCCAGATTGCCGGCGGTCTGGCGCAGGGCATTGGCGGCGCGTTGTTCGAGGAATTTCTTTACGACGAAAGCGGCGAGCCGCTGTCGGTCACCTTCGCCGATTATCTGATGCCGACGGCGCACGAAGTGCCGGAATCATCAATTCTGATCACCGAAGATGCGCCGAGCCCGCTCAATTCACTGGGGCTGAAAGGCGCCGGTGAAGGCGGCACCACCCCTGTTGGCGCGGTTCTCGCCTCTGCTATAGATGATGCCCTGCAACGGCCGGGCGCGATCCTCACCCTTCCGGTGACACCGCAACGCCTCCGCGCCATCTGCAAAAAATAG
- a CDS encoding MarR family winged helix-turn-helix transcriptional regulator: protein MARSKLKVANVADEAASGVYVLDEQVGFLMRIATQRHTAIFTANMVDGLTQTQFAALAKLYETGPSSQNQLGRLIYLDAATIKGVVDRLSARGFVTALSDPKDRRRRAVTLTDEGRRVTEAALQVAAQITAQTLAPLTAAEQRTVATLLKKLG from the coding sequence ATGGCGCGAAGCAAGCTCAAGGTCGCCAATGTGGCGGACGAAGCGGCGTCGGGCGTTTATGTGCTCGATGAGCAGGTCGGCTTTTTGATGCGCATCGCCACGCAGCGCCACACGGCGATCTTTACCGCCAATATGGTCGACGGCCTGACTCAGACTCAGTTTGCGGCGCTGGCCAAGCTCTACGAGACCGGGCCGTCGTCGCAGAATCAGCTCGGCCGGCTGATCTATCTCGATGCCGCTACCATCAAGGGCGTCGTCGATCGGCTGTCGGCGCGCGGTTTCGTCACCGCGCTCAGCGATCCGAAGGATCGCCGCCGCCGCGCGGTCACGCTCACCGATGAAGGTCGCCGCGTCACCGAAGCGGCGCTGCAAGTGGCAGCGCAGATCACCGCGCAGACATTGGCGCCGCTGACGGCGGCCGAGCAACGCACCGTTGCGACATTGCTGAAGAAGCTGGGCTAG
- a CDS encoding ABC transporter ATP-binding protein produces the protein MSETMLDVEGLKAWYGAAQILHDVSFTVGRGEVVALMGRNGAGKTTTMKALMGLVTRRGAVRFNNADVAALRPFEIARLGLGFTPEDRRIFSELTVMENLDIGRQPPRRFPDGQPAPVWTPQRLFELFPNLGEMPNRPGGRMSGGEQQMLTVARTLMGNPLMVLLDEPSEGVAPLIVEQMANTIIELKKEGLSILLSEQNIHFARLVSDRVYVLEKGEIHWQGTMAELSGNLDIQRAYLTV, from the coding sequence ATGAGCGAGACGATGCTTGATGTCGAAGGGCTGAAGGCCTGGTACGGCGCGGCGCAGATTCTGCACGACGTCTCCTTCACCGTCGGCCGCGGCGAGGTTGTGGCGCTGATGGGCCGCAATGGCGCCGGCAAGACCACGACCATGAAGGCGTTGATGGGGCTCGTCACCCGTCGTGGCGCGGTGCGCTTCAACAATGCCGACGTTGCGGCCTTGCGCCCATTCGAGATCGCGCGGCTGGGGCTGGGCTTCACGCCGGAAGACCGCCGCATTTTCTCCGAGCTGACCGTGATGGAAAATCTCGACATTGGCCGCCAGCCGCCGCGCCGATTCCCGGACGGTCAGCCGGCGCCGGTATGGACGCCGCAACGGTTGTTCGAACTGTTTCCCAATCTCGGTGAAATGCCGAACCGTCCCGGCGGACGCATGAGCGGCGGCGAGCAGCAGATGCTCACCGTGGCGCGTACGCTGATGGGGAACCCGCTGATGGTGCTGCTCGACGAACCGTCGGAGGGCGTTGCCCCTCTGATCGTCGAGCAAATGGCCAACACCATTATTGAACTGAAGAAAGAAGGACTGTCGATCCTGCTCTCCGAACAGAACATCCATTTCGCAAGACTGGTCTCGGATCGCGTTTATGTGCTGGAAAAGGGCGAAATCCATTGGCAGGGCACGATGGCCGAGCTGTCCGGTAATCTCGACATTCAGCGCGCTTATCTGACTGTCTAA